GTTACCTCCGTTGTGTCTATTTTGATTGCAGAACTCAATTTCCGTATGCGCAATACGCAACTTATGGAAATGTGGCAACGGTTGGCGTTGCAGCGTCGGCATCTGCCGCCTGGTTCTCACACCAGGAGCGACTGTATCAGCCGTGGTCATCACAAAGCTATCCAAGCTTTAATTTTGACGATATCGCCTTTCAGACTCAGCTTCAGCGCCGGTCCGTACGTTGCACCTGCCCCAACTGCACCAACGAAATGAGCGGGCTGCCACCCATCGTCGGGCCCGACGAGCGCGGACGCAAGCAACACATATGCCACATTCCAGGCTGCGAGCGCCTTTACGGCAAGGCTTCACACCTTAAGACCCACCTGCGTTGGCACACTGGCGAACGACCGTTCCTATGCCTCACGTGCGGTAAGCGTTTTTCGCGTTCCGATGAGTTGCAACGCCATGGACGCACCCACACCAACTATCGGCCATATGCATGTCCCATCTGCTCCAAGAAGTTCTCGCGCAGTGATCATCTTAGTAAGCACAAGAAAACCCACTTCAAGGACAAGAAAGCGAAAAAAGCCCTAACCGCCGAGGCCAAGGAGCAGACGGGGGCCATCAAGCAGGAGAAGTCCGAAAAGGcttttaacaataaaaaagggATTAAGAGCAAAACTGCGACAGTAACGATGCTCGGTAACAATATGCAATTCAAACAGGAGCAGCCGGAGGCAACAAACACTTTGGGCTATGCACCTTATGCGAATCTCAATCAGCAAACAGCGAAGACAGCGGCAACGGCCGTGGTGGTAACGACtctgccgccgccaccgcctcTATtccagccacagcagcagagTGAACCCTCGGCAGTCTCCAACAGTAGCAGTAGCACCGGCAGTTATGAACCCTGgtgcaccagcaccagcaccagcaccagcagcagcagcagcagcagcaacaacagcaatagccACAGCAGCAATATTCGTGCCATGGAACAAAACCAAACTACCTCAGCGAATGCCAGACCCACATCGGAAGGCTCAGCAATGATTtccagcagcatcagcagcagccaggcCCAACACTATACAGCGCTCTCCATGCAGAGTGAGTCACAGCTGGCCTCGGAATATGGACTAACCATGTCCGGGCTGGCAAGCGGCGCCTGTGATAATAGTAGCAGCAGCTGTAATAATTTAAGTAGTGGATACTCTGGCCTTGTTGGTCCCATGAAGACTGATTATACCGGCAACTATCCGGCTGAATTTTCCAGTGGCTCTGGCTATGGTTATGCACATCATCACGTCGCTCACGCCCATGCCCACGCTCACAACCATCACCATCATTATCACAATGCGTGGACCGCCGCTTATCATCCACATGCAGCGGCTTAGACTTAGCATTAGTCCGGATTAGTACCTAAATAAatccttgttgctgttggataattatgaaaaaattaaaatcgacAGGTTATTATTAGCtcttgattttaattattttttttttttttttttactgtgtgAAGTATTAAAATACAGCCATAAtactgcatatatatgcagactTAATACATATTGTATATCAATACCCTAAGAAAACATTCTAATCAATCCCGAAATGTAAGTTGATGTcctctttatatatttttgactcGTTAGTGAcctaattgttgttgttaagaacataatatacatatataaatatccaaaaaaaaaaaaaaaattcaataatacATGTAAGATGATTATTtcgaaattttttttcataggctaagcaatttttttttgcatgtatgtacatattcatatataaacgtatattgtaaattattttttttttttaactttccTTAAGGCAAAGTAAcgtaataaaaaaattttgttttaatctGGAATTTATTCTTGTGCTACAAACCAAAAATCAAGTATACCAAATCCCAATCCCTACACCAGAAGAAATGTTTGGGGGAGGTTTAAAAcccttaaatattttgtgacTGTGCAAACTAAACAAGAGTCTGCGTACCAAATTTGCTGCCTCTAGCTCTTACAAGCTACAAGATATGCTTCCAAAGTAGTTGTTGATTGaagttgtttctttttttctatcTATCGAGGATTTGAAACAAAGTGGGCAGGCACTAGGAAGTCCCTAGCTCAAAGCTTCAGATTATTAGATTAGAAGGACAAATGGTAagacaaacggacatggctagatccaGTCGGCTGTTGTTactttttaaccattttcaatagGTTTAGACTAGAAATATTAATTACAAAGTGGTTACGCAGGTACATGGATGCATTTATACACAAACTCAATAACATACGAGAGAAATTAGCTCTAGCGGCTCTTGAGTTATGCTTAAATCACAAAGTCTCAAAATCGAGATATCGACATGTAACTTCCGAGATCGATGCGTTAGTGGGAACAAAGTAATTGTTATTGAAAACCCgtatacaaaaagaaaatagattGGTGGAAAGCCAAATTTgttctatatttatataccatGTACTCTTTGTCTACTACCtattaatatttatcaataatttGCAATAGTATTGCAGGACTTTGCCAGCTTTACGTTCACAGTGTATTTAGAGCTGACAACAGTCGAGTAGGGTCTTCCTGACTGAGGAATCGTCGAATTGTTTAGAAAATTGGGGCTGTGCTTTGTGATTGTAGCTTGACAACTGTGGGGTTATACATTTTCACAGTTGGCACCCTTTGCACAGGTTGTCCAAGCCGAATATTATCGGCTTAAACGGACAACTAGCCAGATGAACGTATCATCAAAACTGTATATTTCTATAAGAGTTTGTATATtacgtttaaaaataaatctctTACAGGGAATATATCaggtttacattttttttctgcgcTGAACATCAAGTTCCACTTGCATGTTCTCGGAATTTGCTGATAACTGACACCACCTATGATCCAATGACACCCTTAGAGGCTGTCAAGGTGTTCTTGAAAACATTGTCACACGTACTTAGCAAACAGAAGCAGTCATATATagtcatatacatatacatatatacttggCATAGGGACTGGCCTTGTAAACCAAAGAACCACATTGGCTAGCGTGACACGTTTGTTCAAGTGGAGGGACTTAGAAATCCCTctaattttaatcaaatttataaatagtaTAAATGTTATGCAACCACTTGACAGTTGGCTGGCCGCAGTTTGTGTTTCATCTTACACAAAGCCAAAACCGCCCTTTTCCACAGAATTTGGTTTGATGTTACAGCATTGTGATCCTGACAGCACCACTTCAACCTGCAGTCCCAGGAcgatatatttattagttggGATTATCGCTGCTTAGGCGACTCTTACCCCTATAGGAATAAGGAGAATGCGCAGAGTGTGcctaaatttaattattattaatattgttttttaatcatgaaaattatttgaattaacatttttttcatttaaatatatataacatgttAATTTCAAACTTAAAATTGTTCAATCCTAAAATCCatcatatataaaattaaatttaaatataagaatcaatcaaattcaaatgGTTGTTTTTTAACTATaatcaaattatattattataagttacgataaatatgaaaattatatttatttaatattttttttattcaaatagtGTGAAGctctttattttaaaaacacctaaacattcaatttatttattattaaatttaaatgaaatacattatataataaatttaaatgtacaaTATGTGTAACAAACAGGAGGAAGCATATATTTGCTACTAGCGGGTATAAGCCGGCCTTGCCCGAGacacatataaaataaaatctctcaaatatctttgaaaatgagtttgaaacCGATTCTGCCAATTTACCGCAGAAAAACTTATTCAtatgtagagctttgaaaataagttcgaagcaaatcggacaaacCTTAAAACTTCACCAATAAAATCTTGGTATTGcactttttatttaagatGCTTTGATTCtacgaaaaatgtgaaatacgTCCCCaaaggatttttcatatagatacttggaaataaatttgagcgcgaaacgtcacccaccaaatcgtTTGcccccccatttccaccaaggagaaATGCAATGAATCTAAGCAAAGATCTTtgtaaatgagtttgaggtcgaTCGAATGGTGAACAAAACCCGTCTTAACGTGCTCCTTCATAatataaggtaactacagtgaaaatttcagcttccaaGCTTTTACGCTAACGTTGATCAGTCAAtaagtcagccagtcagtcagttattACAAGCACTTTTATATATGGAGAGAGTTTGAAaacaggttttttttttgtaagcatATCTCGAAGATTTTACCACATTTGGCAATATGATTTGGATGCGTGCTCTACCAAGGTATATCCTTGCACCCTGATACTCAAACACATTTAAGACCCTGAAAGATCGAACTGTGGTGTATTTATAAAGTAAAGAAGAAAGTTTGAAAATTTGTGATTGCACTCTGTTGCTGGGTAAATGGTATCTGCTGGTCGGACCATCGCGACAAGagcaccttttttttttttagtttgtgGTTGCAGGCTTTTGAGTTGGCGTGTATGATAAGGTCATcggtaaatatttatttttttgtacgcTTTGTTTCTGCTGTTGGTTTTCTTGTGCCTCTCTTGCTGTTGGCATTTTAtggctatttatttataaaaaacttgttgCAGTATATTGCCCAGTTCGCTTAAGGACCACCGTTTTGATCCTTTCAAGACAACCTCTAGGGATAGTCTACTCTTACAAGTCCAAATGTATGATTTTGTCAGTAACTAACGGATTAAAATTTCTTTCATAAATCAAAGAGGCAGATGTTAAGATATATGCATGGTCTGATTCAACATCAGATTCTATTTATCGAAAGCTATATGAGCTAGAGATTTCCAGTCTGGAATGAATATTCTTCTGCA
This window of the Drosophila virilis strain 15010-1051.87 chromosome X, Dvir_AGI_RSII-ME, whole genome shotgun sequence genome carries:
- the btd gene encoding transcription factor btd, with translation MIDATCNYLNPYTLSQSTAVQQQQQQHQQHLQQQQQQQHQQQQQEQQQPGHDFISTTLLSASASASVSASASTSTSNRDSNGSSPLAFYGKQANASATVSASTSHQVVPPMKLEMQYPPQASSTGSASANSSISQSAASSASVSPSIFPSPAQSFASISTSPPAAGGSSSATAAAVAAVAAADLGAAAVASATAYSWNTAAYTALPTRTQFPYAQYATYGNVATVGVAASASAAWFSHQERLYQPWSSQSYPSFNFDDIAFQTQLQRRSVRCTCPNCTNEMSGLPPIVGPDERGRKQHICHIPGCERLYGKASHLKTHLRWHTGERPFLCLTCGKRFSRSDELQRHGRTHTNYRPYACPICSKKFSRSDHLSKHKKTHFKDKKAKKALTAEAKEQTGAIKQEKSEKAFNNKKGIKSKTATVTMLGNNMQFKQEQPEATNTLGYAPYANLNQQTAKTAATAVVVTTLPPPPPLFQPQQQSEPSAVSNSSSSTGSYEPWCTSTSTSTSSSSSSSNNSNSHSSNIRAMEQNQTTSANARPTSEGSAMISSSISSSQAQHYTALSMQSESQLASEYGLTMSGLASGACDNSSSSCNNLSSGYSGLVGPMKTDYTGNYPAEFSSGSGYGYAHHHVAHAHAHAHNHHHHYHNAWTAAYHPHAAA